The nucleotide sequence TCATTATAAGGGAATTAAAAGTCCAAAAAAAGATTTATACGACATAAAGGTAGCCCTGGCAGATATCATTGAAGATGTTTATGCAATCTCTATTTTAAATAATATCACTCTTGAGGAATTAACAAGCCAGGTTTTAAAGAAAAATGAATAAGATAAGAAAAAAAATTACGGATGAGCTGTTAGCAAGTTGTTTGAGGAATAAAGCTATTCGACAAGGTATTATGTTCTTTTCTGTGCTAGGTAGCACCGTATCCAATGAAGAAGTTGAAGGTTACAGTGATCTTGATATCTTACTAGTATTGGAATCAGACAGATCAGGTGTCATAAGCAACAAAATTCTAAGAGAACTTAAAAAAATATCAGAAGAATACTCTCATAAATACAGTGTTGAGATTTCACTACTAACCCACACAGTTTTTGACTTTGAAAAATATGTTGATTTTAACTACCTTATTCACTATTCATGGGGAAAGGTTCTATACGGTAAAAAGTCTAAATACATGGAACTTTTTAAAAAAATAATCGGAAAGAAGTATTCAAATAAAGTACGAAAGGAACTGATTTACTACAATTTAATACACGCTCGATTTAATTTAATTCGACAATATGTATCATGGAATAAATTTAATAAGGTTGATTACAAAAAAAAGATCCTTAAACTGCTAATCGATAAAATTATTGAAATCTGTGATTGGGCACTTGTATATAGAGATATATTTGAAAAAAACAAGAGGGGGACCGTAAAAAACTTTAACTCTAGTTTTAGTAAAAATAATTATAGTCACATACCGAAACAAGCCCTATCAATTAGATCAGCCTGGATGATGTATGATTTTGAGAGTAAGGAAGCAAAAATATTCATAGATGAGTCAATCTTGTTTATTCAAGAAGTTATTAAAGTAATTCAAAAGGAACATGCACAAAGTTAAACCTTTAATAGTATCGAGAACGCTCCCATATCTTGGTGGTAGAGAAGTCATGGTTGATAAATTAATTAAATTTTTTACTAAAAAAAATACTACATGTGTTTTAACTCCAGATAAATACAGAAAACAACCCGGTGTAAATATTTGTAGTACAAATAAAAGTAATGAAGAAATATTGAATTGGGTTAAAAGACAAAACATAAGCGTAATTAACTGCCATACTTTTTATCTGGCTGATTTAGCAATATACATCTCAAAGAAACTTCATAAACCACTAGTATTCACCTTGCATGGTGTGTTTGTTGATCATTACGGAGAAAAATATGGAAAGCTATTAAAGAAAATTTGGAGTAAAAGTGACTTAGTAATAACTGTCTCATCTGGTTATAGTAAAAAATTAAGGACTTATCTTGGAAAAAAAACAGCTCCTATGGTCATAAAAAATGGTATTGAATTAGAA is from Candidatus Paceibacterota bacterium and encodes:
- a CDS encoding MazG nucleotide pyrophosphohydrolase domain-containing protein; this translates as MEIKTIEDDFKVKLDSYINKWDSDSRILHLFEEVGEFAEIILHYKGIKSPKKDLYDIKVALADIIEDVYAISILNNITLEELTSQVLKKNE